The Pyrodictium delaneyi genome contains a region encoding:
- a CDS encoding TIGR04013 family B12-binding domain/radical SAM domain-containing protein — MKIRRHDNSTAWFYSAFTWEWQAGRGVEGLGVSADSATAAMGVAGAVVARRVVFIARVMYGARNAFAHLASALEDSGLLGRSVDLVFVEDDPLPLARELEDSGLRPVVLYGLSTPVFLELMGEISRVSRRYPVVAGGPHAEGAYWQLLRMGVYAAVVGDGENAIVGLSEHFLGERELEDVPNIAYREPGQGFRVTRIELVELDDYRPYSSRYGLYPPIEIMRGCPYSCKFCQVPWLFKARVRYRSPGRVGEAVREYVAAGRRRIRFVAPIGFAYMARRPGEPNPEAIEELLRSVREAGGEPYLGSFPSEARPEYVTPDVLEIVRRYAANRRISVGLQSGSNRLLDAVDRGHTVEEALEAVELIHRYGFQAVVDLIFGLPGETEEDVEATIEIMYKLADMGARLRLHTFLPLPGTPLAKAKPRPVHPRYKEAVKRLLGRGVLEGDWEPQEKLAMDMYCLTALDPVPTRHPRPLPEAETLCTAKWAEWARTLGLEA, encoded by the coding sequence GTGAAGATAAGGAGACACGATAATAGTACTGCATGGTTTTACTCAGCGTTCACTTGGGAGTGGCAGGCGGGCCGAGGTGTAGAGGGTCTCGGCGTTTCTGCTGACTCTGCCACGGCTGCTATGGGGGTTGCTGGAGCTGTGGTAGCGCGGCGGGTCGTGTTCATAGCGCGTGTGATGTACGGTGCTCGTAACGCTTTCGCCCACCTGGCCTCGGCTCTAGAGGATAGTGGGCTCCTCGGCCGGAGCGTGGATCTAGTCTTCGTGGAAGATGACCCGCTGCCCCTGGCCCGGGAGCTAGAGGATAGTGGGCTCCGGCCCGTGGTGCTCTATGGGCTCTCTACACCTGTCTTCCTAGAGCTAATGGGGGAGATCTCCCGGGTTTCGCGGCGCTATCCAGTGGTGGCAGGTGGACCCCATGCGGAGGGTGCTTACTGGCAGCTGCTGCGAATGGGGGTCTACGCAGCGGTTGTCGGTGACGGCGAGAACGCTATCGTGGGTCTCTCGGAGCATTTCCTCGGCGAGCGGGAGCTAGAGGACGTGCCCAACATAGCGTATCGCGAGCCGGGCCAGGGGTTCCGCGTCACCCGTATAGAGCTGGTCGAGCTGGACGATTACCGGCCGTATAGCAGTAGGTATGGGCTCTACCCGCCCATCGAGATAATGAGGGGTTGTCCCTACAGCTGCAAGTTCTGCCAGGTGCCCTGGCTCTTCAAGGCTCGTGTGCGCTACCGGAGCCCCGGGCGGGTCGGGGAGGCTGTACGAGAGTACGTGGCGGCAGGGCGTAGGAGGATACGCTTCGTAGCCCCGATAGGCTTCGCCTACATGGCTCGGAGGCCGGGCGAGCCCAACCCCGAGGCTATCGAGGAGCTGCTACGGAGCGTCCGCGAGGCTGGCGGCGAGCCCTACCTCGGCAGCTTTCCGAGCGAAGCAAGACCAGAGTACGTGACTCCAGATGTCCTCGAGATTGTCCGGCGCTATGCAGCCAACCGCCGCATCTCAGTGGGCCTGCAATCGGGCAGCAACAGGCTCCTCGATGCGGTTGATCGAGGCCACACAGTGGAAGAGGCCTTAGAGGCTGTTGAGCTGATACACCGCTACGGCTTCCAGGCTGTAGTGGATCTTATCTTTGGGCTCCCCGGGGAAACTGAGGAGGACGTAGAAGCGACAATCGAGATAATGTACAAGCTGGCCGACATGGGTGCCCGTCTCCGGCTCCACACCTTCCTTCCCCTCCCCGGCACCCCGCTAGCTAAGGCGAAGCCGAGGCCGGTACACCCAAGGTACAAGGAGGCAGTCAAGCGGCTTCTTGGCCGTGGTGTGCTGGAGGGAGACTGGGAGCCACAAGAGAAGCTAGCCATGGACATGTACTGTCTAACTGCCCTAGACCCAGTGCCGACTAGGCACCCCCGGCCTCTACCGGAGGCGGAGACGCTCTGCACGGCTAAGTGGGCGGAGTGGGCGAGAACACTAGGGCTAGAAGCATAG